TGGCAGCATATTGATAGCAATTTAAATTAGAATGTAACAAAAAGGCAGGAGATATTCTCGCTGCCTTTTTTCTATTAAGAACGTATCTTCTGTTCAAGCGAAGATGGAGGTTCTGGGGTATCTTCTTCCAGTAAAAGTGGTTGGCCACAAAACATACAAGCATCTTCTTTTCCAAGCATTTTAGTTACTTTGCCACAAGAAGGGCACTGCACCTGTGGGGATGTAGTTGAGACCATACCGGATACCATATATAAAACTGTACTTACCATCATCATCAGAAAGCCGATAATTAGGATG
This is a stretch of genomic DNA from Brevibacillus laterosporus DSM 25. It encodes these proteins:
- a CDS encoding DUF2614 family zinc ribbon-containing protein, coding for MKNVDHLSKIKRIRGWANWNMLIGIILMYIGYISFAGYFFKWFADIPLLGAISQQLKGSHMTFTIILIIGFLMMMVSTVLYMVSGMVSTTSPQVQCPSCGKVTKMLGKEDACMFCGQPLLLEEDTPEPPSSLEQKIRS